The proteins below are encoded in one region of Phaeodactylum tricornutum CCAP 1055/1 chromosome 3, complete sequence:
- a CDS encoding predicted protein, with the protein METAQLPTTTTVSMRRPDPIWAKTDEEQAALRISKEPVRATIEEPCIKCSHPEVGYYTVQLRSVDEGQTVFYECPNCKHTWSINN; encoded by the coding sequence ATGGAGACTGCGCAACTgccgacaacaacgacggtTTCCATGAGACGTCCAGATCCTATCTGGGCGAAAACCGATGAGGAACAGGCCGCTTTACGGATTTCTAAAGAGCCAGTGCGCGCAACTATTGAAGAGCCGTGCATCAAGTGCTCCCATCCCGAAGTCGGATACTACACCGTGCAGCTCCGCTCGGTTGACGAAGGACAAACAGTCTTCTACGAGTGTCCGAATTGCAAGCATACTTGGAGTATCaacaactaa